In a single window of the Nicotiana tomentosiformis chromosome 10, ASM39032v3, whole genome shotgun sequence genome:
- the LOC117273535 gene encoding probable LRR receptor-like serine/threonine-protein kinase At2g16250 — protein sequence MHQLSKRLYLFFVFFLLFDSTFELNLREERLALRQLRSSLGLRDKEWPIRANSCTNWKGIRCKNGHVTEINISGFQRTTVGQQNPQFSVEALQNLTFLETFNASNFALPGPIPQWFGFKLASTLQILDLRFCSITGHIPSNLGYLSNLTILYLSNNNLTGIVPSGLGQLSSLAVLDLSRNSLVGSIPVSFGSLRNLIMLDMSSNYMSGPIPPSIGTLSKLRFLNLLNNSFSYSIAVQVGYLNKVD from the coding sequence ATGCACCAACTGAGTAAAAGGCTTTACCTTTTTTTCGTGTTTTTCTTGCTGTTTGACTCAACATTTGAGTTGAATTTGCGAGAAGAGAGATTGGCTTTGAGACAATTGAGATCTTCATTAGGATTAAGAGACAAAGAGTGGCCTATAAGAGCAAATTCATGTACAAATTGGAAAGGAATTCGTTGCAAAAATGGCCATGTTACTGAAATCAACATCTCCGGTTTTCAACGTACTACAGTTGGGCAACAAAATCCTCAATTCTCTGTTGAAGCCCTtcaaaatttgacatttttgGAGACATTTAATGCATCCAATTTTGCACTCCCTGGTCCTATTCCCCAGTGGTTTGGTTTTAAACTTGCATCTACCTTACAAATTCTTGATCTTAGGTTTTGTTCAATTACTGGTCATATTCCATCAAATCTTGGCTATTTGAGTAATTTAACTATTTTATACTTGTCCAATAATAATCTTACTGGGATTGTGCCATCGGGTTTGGGCCAATTGTCGAGTCTTGCGGTTCTTGATCTTTCACGTAATTCACTTGTCGGGTCAATACCGGTATCATTTGGGTCTCTTAGGAACCTTATTATGCTCGATATGTCTTCGAATTATATGTCGGGGCCTATTCCTCCTAGTATTGGGACTTTATCCAAGTTGAGATTCTTGAATCTTTTAAATAATAGCTTCTCTTATTCGATAGCTGTCCAAGTTGGTTACCTTAATAAAGTGGATTAG